The proteins below are encoded in one region of Bacteroidales bacterium:
- a CDS encoding lysophospholipase codes for MENKERFIRAVDGNKLYVRTWKSTGTTTAHLFLIHGFSEHSGRYEAWIKRFIENNITVSTMDLRGHGRSSGRRGHTPTFNHLLDDIETLIKHEGLENDIPRFLYGQSLGGSLVLNYGLRRSARVRGIIATSPWLRLSTEPGAIRLFFARGLKIIAPTLIRNSKLDINYLSHDRGIIEQYESDPLIHRQITPSLFFSARKEGKRVIKEIDQMNLPVLLMHGTGDKITSFKASEELVKNAGKAGVDIRFVPWDGLYHEIHHEFQKDEVFEAIIDWMHEKSKQ; via the coding sequence ATGGAAAATAAAGAAAGGTTCATCCGCGCCGTTGACGGAAATAAACTTTATGTTAGAACCTGGAAGTCCACCGGAACCACCACCGCACACCTGTTTCTCATTCATGGTTTCAGTGAGCACTCAGGAAGGTATGAAGCATGGATTAAGAGATTCATCGAAAACAACATTACGGTATCAACAATGGATCTGAGAGGGCATGGCCGTTCAAGCGGAAGAAGAGGTCATACCCCAACGTTCAATCATTTGCTCGACGATATTGAAACGCTGATTAAGCATGAGGGCCTGGAAAATGATATACCACGGTTCCTTTACGGACAAAGCCTTGGAGGAAGTCTGGTGCTGAATTATGGCCTTAGGCGATCAGCCAGGGTTAGAGGCATTATAGCCACATCACCGTGGCTCAGGCTTTCGACCGAACCCGGGGCTATCAGACTTTTTTTTGCCAGGGGATTGAAGATTATCGCTCCCACTCTCATAAGGAATTCCAAATTGGATATCAACTATCTTTCCCATGATCGGGGAATTATTGAACAATATGAGTCCGATCCGTTAATACACAGGCAAATTACTCCCAGCTTGTTTTTCAGTGCCAGGAAGGAAGGAAAGCGAGTCATTAAAGAGATTGATCAGATGAACTTACCCGTGCTATTGATGCACGGGACAGGTGATAAGATTACTTCATTCAAAGCCAGTGAGGAGCTGGTAAAGAATGCCGGAAAAGCCGGGGTGGATATTCGTTTTGTGCCCTGGGATGGCCTTTATCACGAAATTCATCACGAATTTCAAAAGGATGAAGTATTTGAGGCCATCATTGACTGGATGCATGAAAAAAGCAAACAATAG